Genomic DNA from Methanofollis sp. W23:
GATCTCGAACCTCGCCCCTTTGCCGGGCCGACCCGCCTCGGTGATACCGATCCCGGTGATCTCGAGGATCTCTCGTGCAAGGAAGAGGCCAAAACCGCTGTTCGTCCCACAGCCGCGCTCGAAGATCCGCTCTTTCTGGTCCTCCGGGACACCCGGACCATCGTCTTCCCAGAGGATCAGGAGGCCAGATTCGGTCTTCGAACACCAGACATGCACGGCGGTTGCTCCTTCGGCATGGCGGACGGTGTTGTCCATCAGGTTCGAAAAGACCCGCTCGACCATCGGATCGGCATAGATCGAGACGCCGGGACGGTCGCACCTGATGGGGATCGGCGCATCGACGATCTTTCCGATCAGGCCGCCCAGGGAGAGCCAGGCAGGTTCTTTCACGCCCAGTCGTTCATACTCGCGGGTGAACTCGATCTGGCGCCTGATGGCCGCCGCCGCACACTTCACTTTCCCGAGGTACCCCGCCTGAACAGCATCGACACTCATCTTCTCTACAAACTGCAGGAATCCCTGGACCACCATGATCTGGTTCAGGATATCGTGGCGGGTGATCTCTGAGAGGAGCTGGAGTTTCTTGTTTGCGTTATTGAGGGCGATCTCGGATCTTTTCTGCTCTGATATATTGTCCAGGATGATCCGGGCACCGGTGACGGTTTCCTGATTGGCAATCGGCGAGATATGTATCCTGTAGTGGGCTTTTTTTCCCCAACTGCTGCAATATTCTCCATCGAGGGGAGGGATGGAGATCCCCGACTCCATGGCTTTTCGAAGCAGCCCTGAGAATCCGTTCTGGACCAGAGGGGGAAATGTCAGGAGGTTGGCGGGGGGAGCCTCCTCCTCTCCGGGCGCCCCGAGGAGATCCAGACCACGCTGGTTGATGTAGGTGATGCATCCTTCGATGTCGCAGGTGAGGATACCGATCGGCGCATTCTCTGCAAGGTCACGGTACTGCTCCTCGCTCTCCCGCAACGCTTCTTCCATCGTTTTAAGGCTGGTGATATCCGTAAGAATGCCCTGAATGCCGATTAAACGACCTTCCCTGAGTATCGGACGGGCAGCCGTCTTCACCCAGACCGCACCACCGTCCGCTTTGAGAAAGCGATATTCGGTCGCTTCGTTACTTCCGGCGAGGCTTGAACCGAACTGCAGAAGCCGTCCTGTCCTGTCGGCGGGGTGGACGAGGTCGACATAAGACCTCCCGATCACCGCGGAAGCGGGATAACCGCCGATAGACTTGATATTCGGGGAGACATAGGTAACGGTGGCGTTTTTATCCAGGACGTAGAAGACCTCGTTGAGGTTCTCAACGATCTCGGGTGGTGCATTCACGGATAGCCACTGATATAACTCTTCGTTCTTTTTGAACGCCTCTTCTGCTCGTCTTCCGGCGACAGCACGCTTGATAGTATTACCGATCTCGGCAAACTGTTGCTCTGGGCTCCCTTCTTTCCTGATGTAGAAGTCGGCGCCGCTGTTCAATGCATCGATGGCAACATCTTCGCACCCTTTCCCGGTGAACATGATGAAAGGTGTCATGGTGCCATGCTGCCTGAGGTGCTGGAGGAACCGGATTCCGTCCATCCCGGACATCAGGTAGTCGGAGATGATGGCGTCAACGTGTTTCCCGGAGATGATCTTGCTCGCCTCCAGCGGGCATTCGCAGGTGGTGACGGTAAACTCCCCGCTCCGCTCAAGGAAGATCTTGCCTATCTCGAGGAGATCCGGATCGTCGTCGATGTAGAGGACGGAGAGGGATGCCGTGATGGTTTCACCTTCTACCGAAGAAGACAGAGATCGATCGATTTGAATCTCGCTTCCTCTATTATTGAATTAGTGATCATTTTTGATGATAAAAATATTACTATTATAATGTGAGCATGATGCTGATTACGACGAGTTTAAAAAGACGTATCATTTGAAGACGGCCGTATAGTGTCCTGAAATCATTTGACATCGAACATATCTGTCGATGCGAGCACACTCTCCGATCCGGCATCCGGGATGATTGCTCTGAACGGCCACGACAGATGGCTCATCACATTCATGGCCAATACTTCGTGTTTCATTCCGTGCTATGGGTATCAGGTCGACCAACGACTCAGTACACCATCCTGATTCTCGAACGGGGATTTCAGGAATCTGGAATCTCGCGTGAAATCCTCACAGACGATGAATCCCGGTTTGTTTCGATCAGGGGTACCGCATTGAGGAAAGCGCCTCTCGTATTCATACGGGGTGTCGGGTTCGATCACGGCGCTGGTTGTTTCGGGAGGATCCTGACATCATCGAGAGTATCGACAGCGAAAATATTAATGCCGCCCGGACCACTGAAGGCGTTCGAGGTGAAAAGTACGAAGGAGTGAATATCCGCCAGATTAACAGAGCGAGGACAGATCGTTGGTATGGAAATGTGTGCGGCGATATCCGTTTCATGATACGATCCAGAGAGTATGAAGCCATATTTTCATTTTGATGACAAAAAAACTGTGACGCCTCCTGCTACAGGAGATGGCTTCGACTTTCGCACATTCCGGCACATCCTGCGGATCGAGGGGCTCATTCCTTTTACCGGGTGTGCAATTCTCATCGGGTTTGCAGTGGCACTCTGGGAAGTCGGTTTTTCGGGCGCTGACTGGCGCTTATTTGTTCTCGCGGTTCTCGCAGTTCTCCTCGTCCACATCGATGCCCACATCTGGAATGATATCATGGATCTCGAGGTCGACCGGCGTGAAAAGAGCAGGGAAACGAAACGTGACCGGCCCCTCGTCTATGGGTGGGCTACTGTCGGCGATTACAGGAAGATGTCCGCGATTATCACGGTCCTGGTGGTGGTCCTCGCCGCATACCTGACGATGCAGCGGATTTTGATCCCACTCCTGTTTATCATGGGATTTTTTTTCGATTATGGCTATAATCATCCCCGCATCGCGCTGGCGTACCGGCCCTATACCGAATGGTACATTTTTCCCTGGCTGGTGGTCGGCGTGACGGTGACGATCGTCTATGCCGCGATCGGCATATTCTCTCTCCTGGCCTTCATCCTGTCGCTCCTGCACGGCCTGACGGTGACCTGTTTCGCGGTATCGATGATGCGTCGCGACGTCCGCTCCGACCGGCTGGGGGGGAAAAAGACATCTTCCGTCGTGTATCCGGAGATCCCACACGCCACGGTGTACGGCATCGTTACCCTGCTCGTGTCTGTCCTGATGTTCTATCCTCTTGTTTCCATTCTCGGCAGTACGAAGTTCGCATATCTTCTTATCCTCACAACGGCCGTTATCGCTGCGATGAACACGGTTTGCGGGGCACGAATCGATCAACTGTGCACCCGCGCGTTGTACTCCGTCTATCCTGATTTCGAGTCGAAAGCCAACACGGTAATGCTGCAGCAGGTGGGAGCATCGATGGTCCATGCCGTGGCGATCACCGTGATCGTACTGACATCCGGGAAGATTGTATGAACATTGCGATTGCAGGTGCCGGCATCGCCGGCGGGTATCTGGCCGGGCTTCTCGAACAGAGAGGGATCTCGCCTGATGTCTATGATGGCCGGGAACATGCCACCCGCTGTACATGCCGTTCGTGCGGGTGGGGTGCGCCGACGGGTATCGGACTGTACCTCGCCGATGTCGGCCTCGACCTGGACGACTACCTCATCGAACCCATGTCCTCCATGGATTTTGACGGCCTTGTGGCCACGACGCCCCTTTGCACCGTACATAAACCCCGGCTTCTCCAGGATCTCACGAAATATGCCAGATTGAAGCGGCAGGACCTGGTGCCGGAGAAGGCAGAGGACTATGATATTGTGGTGGATGCGACCGGGATCGGCCGGGTTCTCCTTCCTCACTGCAGGTCCGACCTGACGCTCCCGACGCTGCAGCACCGGGTAATCGTGGAATCCAGAGGGAGCGAGCGCCTTGGAGCGGGGGTGTACGGGAACCGGATACCAGGACTCGGGTACCTGTGGATCTTTCCGCTCGGCCACGATCACTATCATGTCGGCATTGGCGGTATCGGCCTCCTCCAGCACGATACCCTTCTGGAACGGTTTTATCGGGATGCGTCCGGGCAGTTTTCATTCACCCGGCAATGCGGTTGTCATGGTCTCGTCCGGGTCGCTTCTCCGTACTACTCGACGCCCTTCTCTGTCAGAAAGACGCGGAGCGACGGTTCGCCCCAGGTGATCATTGGTGTCGGCGAATCGATAGGGACCGTATCGCCGTTCACGGGAGAAGGAATTGTTTATTCTCTGGAATGTGCAAGACTTCTGGCAGATTCCTGGCCGAACCCAGAGGACTATACCAGATCGGTGCTGGGCCGGTTTGCCTGGATGAAAAAAGAGCGGGAAACGCTCGATTATCTTCTCTCACCTGAAGGAAAGAGCGGGCCGAGGCTGCGGGATCGATGGAGGTTTTTCTGCAATGCTCGTCGTTCCGGGATCGGACTTCCCATGCTGGAGGCTTTCAAGCGGATGGGTAGCCTTTCGCGATGGATGGAGGGCCCGGATGTATAATCAATAACGATTCGGGTACGATCTCGATCAAACGAGCATCTTCCTTGGCCGCCAGGTGAACGACGGGAGGGTCGGGTCGTCGGGCGCCCTCCTTTCCCCCCGGTGCGTGCCGGGGCCCTATCGGGAATAGGGATGATATGGCATATCATCCCCATCGGATGGCCTATCATGATCCGTTTCCTGATATCGTCATTACGTGTCTCGGAAACCAGCATCGAATGATCGGTATTTATTAACAGAAAAAATCCATCTCTCAAAATGAAAAGATCGTCGTTTTCCCTCCTTGTTGCGGCCGTTATCGGCCTGTTCCTCTTGACCGCCGGTTGCCTGCAGGCGCAGTCCGGAACCATCACGCCCGTCACCGATGTGGCAACCCCCTCCCCGGAAGTCACATCGCCTTCCACCCCCGACATTGTCGGGGTCTGGACCGGAACAACGACCGGGTACACCACAGCCGCGGGTTTCCGCGAAAGCAATACATCCTACACCATCACGGCACAAAAAGGGCCGGCCTTTACCGGCTCGAAGGTGTATACACGTTGGGATGGACTCGAATATTCCGAGAACCTGTCTGGTGTCATCTCCAGTGCCGGGGAGATCTCCATTGTTGAACACGATGACGGCTACACATTCGGTACATTCATCGGACCCGATGAGATCGAACTCCGGCACCTCCAGGACGGGGACAATGCAATGGCCTTCATCGTCTGTCTCAACCGGGACAAGAACTGATTTTCCCCACCTCTCTTTTGTTTGACCTGGATCGGGCGGCGACATCTTCGGAGAAGAAGGGGAGATCCCGTTTCTCCTGTCATGATGCTGCCGACAACCGTCAGGAGATCACCCATGATGTTTCTTTCGATCATGCACACACACAGGATCTTGACAATCTCCTGATAGTCCACCCTGGTCCCATCCTGATCCTGTCTCAACAGCACCGAGACAAATTGCCCGCCCTCCTGCTGCTGGAACACCGGGGAAGGGAGCCCCCTTGCCCGCTTGCGGAGATCGATCATACGGGAGTGCCGGTACCGACCTTCTCGATGTAGTGGGCCAGAAACAGTGGTTCTGCAAGGAGAAAATTGAGCGAAATCGAGGCATGCGGGACACGAAATCCTCAGGTGTGAGAGGGATGGCAACTGTCTCGGATTCCACACCTCCGGCCGGTCGGCGAAGAGCATGACCTGGACTGATCTCCTCTGCGGCCTTATGGTTGGCGGCAAGGGCGTATGCCGTTGAGAGTTGTGCGACGGTATCCAGGAAATCTTGCTTGCCGTCTGGTTGTTTGAGGATATGGTTCATGCCGCCGTTGATCAGAGCGAGTCGGCCCATCGGGTCGCGCTCTTCCATCCCGACCAGTCGAAGCCGTGCATCAGGTCACAGCAGACCTGATACTTCTCCATCATCATGGCGACGGCTTCTTCGAGTTGGTGGACATCGAGGCCTTTGTGGTCTTTGCTGGTAAATTCGGCAAGGGCCTTCTTCATCCTGGGTGCGATACCGATATAATCGACCACAAGGCCGCCAGGTTTGTCTTTGAAGACGCGGTCGACCCGGGCGATGGCCTGCATCAGGCCGTGGCTCTGCATGGGCTTGTCGACGTACATGGTGGTGAGGCAGGGGGCGTTGAAGCCAGTGTTCCACATGTCACGGACGATGACGACCTTAAAGGGATCTTCGGGGTCTTTGAACCGTTTTCTCAGAACTTTGATCTGCTGTTTTGTCCTGATGTGTTTCTGCCATTCCAGTTTTTCCGACTTGGTGCCGGACATGACAACCTTGATCGCACCGGTTGTGTCGTCGTCGCTGTCCCATTCAGGGTGGAGGTGGATGAGGGCGTTGTACATCTCGACGCAGATCCGGCGGCTCATGCAGACGATCATCGCCTTGCCCTCGAGTGTCTCCTGTTGTTGTGCAAAGTGGCGGTCGATGTCGGCGGCGACGATCTCGATCCGGTGCGGGGTGCCGACGACGGCTTCGAGGGCGGCCCATTTGGATTTCTATTCGTGGAGGACAGGAAAGACCAGAAAGAGGTTCCTGAAGGCACGCAGATACTGGTATCAGGTCAAGGAGATCAAGATCAAACTGATCCTCTACAACCTCAAGATGGTAATGAAAAAATCTTTTCTTGCTGTTTGTTGAGGAATTCTACAGAGCCGAAATTGCCAAAATCAATAAAGTTTTAGCATATGCAGTTACCTCATAGCAATGTTTATATGCAGACAAATTAGATCTTTATTGCATGAAGAGTTTATAATGCCATTATGTGGAAACATATAATAGTATTACATAAATAATTCATGCCCCTCCAGACGGAGGAAGTATTATTGATATAGTTATACCTATATTTTTATTATAGGCATACGTATCAATACACTTATTTTTGCTATTATTATTATATGGGAGATTTGTTGCAGAATTCGTTCCAAATGATCAAATTCGGCACGTAATGAGACCATTCAAAAAGTAAAACCACTTGAGATCTCTGATAGATGATCTTACGAGGTGGCTGATATGCATAAGTTAGTACAGACTAACATAGATCAAACTAAGCAAGATATCAAAGTAGCACTAGCTAGAGATGAAATTATGAAAATCGCTATGCGTCTGCTCAGAGATTTGGATCATAATGTTCCAAATTACTACAATCGACTTATAGAATTCTTTAAGTTATATTTTCCTGAAGCAGAGCATAAAATACAAAGCCCTAAACAGTTGCTCATGTTAGCACAGAAAGGCGCTCAGCGTGAAGTTCTGGCTAAGCGATTGAAAATCTCTAGCCAAAGTTTTGGGTTAGATTTGCGCATGAAGGACATTAAGTTTATTGAGCAATTTGCATCGATGCTATTAATCTCTGGAAAGATGAAGAAAAACGAGTTATTTGTAGTTGAAACAAAAAAATATATACAAGAATTGGTTGCTGAACTGACTCCAAACATGGCTAAAATAGCTAGTTATCGAATTTGCGCAGAACTTGTTGAGCGAGCAGGAGGATTGCGTAATTTAGCTTTTTTGCCAGCGAGTAGAATACAATTGTTAGGCGCTGAGACAGCTTTATTCAGACATATAAGAACTGGTGCTAAACCCCCCAAATACGGTGTCCTTTTTCAGCATGCAACGGTTAAGTCTGTTGAGCCTCAAGAAAAAGGAAAAAATGCTAGGCGAATAGCTTGTAAGCTGGCTATTGCTGCTAGGAAAGACTACGCAAGGATTTACTACGCAAGGATTTAAAAAAACAAAGTAAAGAAGGTGCCCAATGATGAAATTAACGACATCGCCTGAGGGCACCCCAATATTCTTTACATTAAAAATAAGCTAGCTATTGCTGCTAGAAAAGACTACGCAAGACTTTAAAGTAAAAACAAAGAAAAGGGAGTATCTAATGATGAAATTAGACCAACATCGCCTGAGGACCCCCAATATTCTTTACATTAAAAACAAACTAGCTACACCTAATCTTATTCCAGGCAAGCAAGTTTATGGTGAAAAACTTGTCAAGAAGAACAACAAAGAGTATCGACTTTGGAATCCTTCACGTAGCAAGCTAGCTGCGGCCATCCTGAAAGGATTGAAGAATTTACCTCTAAAATCAGATAGCACCATGTTATATCTTGGTGGAGCATCTGGTACAACTATTAGCCACTTAAGTGATATATTAACAAAGGGCGTAATATTCACTGTAGAAATATCACCAGAACCGATAAGGGAACTCGTATTCCTATCAGAAGAGCGAAAGAATATTGCTCCAATATTGGCTGATGCTAATAGGCCCGATGTATATCAGAATAGAATACAAAAATGTGATTTCTTATATCAAGACGTAGCTCAAAGAAATCAAGTAGATATTCTAATCAAGAATGCTGAGTTTCTGAATGAAAATGGCTTAATGTACATCGCTGTAAAAGCGAGAAGCATCGATTCTACTATGCCGGTAAATCAAATATTCATGGATGTTAAAAAACAACTAAGCGCTAAGTTTAAGATATTAGAAGAATTGAAATTAGAACCTTATGAAAAAGACCACTTATTCCTAGTGCTTAAAACTAA
This window encodes:
- a CDS encoding PAS domain S-box protein translates to MQIDRSLSSSVEGETITASLSVLYIDDDPDLLEIGKIFLERSGEFTVTTCECPLEASKIISGKHVDAIISDYLMSGMDGIRFLQHLRQHGTMTPFIMFTGKGCEDVAIDALNSGADFYIRKEGSPEQQFAEIGNTIKRAVAGRRAEEAFKKNEELYQWLSVNAPPEIVENLNEVFYVLDKNATVTYVSPNIKSIGGYPASAVIGRSYVDLVHPADRTGRLLQFGSSLAGSNEATEYRFLKADGGAVWVKTAARPILREGRLIGIQGILTDITSLKTMEEALRESEEQYRDLAENAPIGILTCDIEGCITYINQRGLDLLGAPGEEEAPPANLLTFPPLVQNGFSGLLRKAMESGISIPPLDGEYCSSWGKKAHYRIHISPIANQETVTGARIILDNISEQKRSEIALNNANKKLQLLSEITRHDILNQIMVVQGFLQFVEKMSVDAVQAGYLGKVKCAAAAIRRQIEFTREYERLGVKEPAWLSLGGLIGKIVDAPIPIRCDRPGVSIYADPMVERVFSNLMDNTVRHAEGATAVHVWCSKTESGLLILWEDDGPGVPEDQKERIFERGCGTNSGFGLFLAREILEITGIGITEAGRPGKGARFEILVPEGGYRFI
- a CDS encoding prenyltransferase — protein: MKPYFHFDDKKTVTPPATGDGFDFRTFRHILRIEGLIPFTGCAILIGFAVALWEVGFSGADWRLFVLAVLAVLLVHIDAHIWNDIMDLEVDRREKSRETKRDRPLVYGWATVGDYRKMSAIITVLVVVLAAYLTMQRILIPLLFIMGFFFDYGYNHPRIALAYRPYTEWYIFPWLVVGVTVTIVYAAIGIFSLLAFILSLLHGLTVTCFAVSMMRRDVRSDRLGGKKTSSVVYPEIPHATVYGIVTLLVSVLMFYPLVSILGSTKFAYLLILTTAVIAAMNTVCGARIDQLCTRALYSVYPDFESKANTVMLQQVGASMVHAVAITVIVLTSGKIV
- a CDS encoding fibrillarin-like rRNA/tRNA 2'-O-methyltransferase, translated to MMKLDQHRLRTPNILYIKNKLATPNLIPGKQVYGEKLVKKNNKEYRLWNPSRSKLAAAILKGLKNLPLKSDSTMLYLGGASGTTISHLSDILTKGVIFTVEISPEPIRELVFLSEERKNIAPILADANRPDVYQNRIQKCDFLYQDVAQRNQVDILIKNAEFLNENGLMYIAVKARSIDSTMPVNQIFMDVKKQLSAKFKILEELKLEPYEKDHLFLVLKTK